DNA from Phragmites australis chromosome 16, lpPhrAust1.1, whole genome shotgun sequence:
tcaaCGTATATTATATTAGATAACAGATGACCAGCCGAAGTAGATATAGATTATGTTCACTCATGAAATTAATATGTCTGAAAATCTAACGGCCGTTGAAGGCCAACCTCACACTCTCACATCGAGAGTGAATATCttccagcaaaaaaaaaaaaaaaacccctaccCAAGCATGGAAGGATTAATCTATCCATATCAAGCAAGGTAGAACAGACTCGATCTAAAAAGCCTAATTAACAAACTATACGTCTTCCatgcatgcaatgcaaatacTAGCTAGTTTTAATAACTTTAAAAGTGGTTGAGGTTTGAGATGCCGAGGAAAGCCATGATGGGCCCTTGGAGCAGCTGCATGACAGCCTTCCAGCCTGCATGCGTCGGGTGGATGTAGTCCCAGTAGAAATACTCGTCCGGGTTGCGGCACAGCCGGAACAGCGGGCGGTTGCCATCATATTGTCCGCAGTAGCCGCTTGCGTCGATGCTCTCGCAGCACGGCTGGTACATGTACTTGAACTGCTTCGACAACGTCGACCCTGCATGCACGCATGCGATTCGTCAAATATCATATAGTTAAGCCGGGAAGCCGGCCGGCCGCCCGAGATGAATATAATGCAATATGTATAATTTGTTGAAGTTTCATTCATACCTGGTTTGGGGCTGACAAGCTCGGTGAACATGGTGTTCACATCGAGCAGCATAACGTTTTTCTCTTTGCCTAGCTTATCTAGGAGAGCCGTGTTGTGTGCGTCCGAGATCATGTTGCCGCGCTTATCGCAATGGTCGTAGTTGGTGAACCTGGACATCCACGGCGTGCAGCCGAGCGGGGGTACCGAGTTCACCAGCACCTTGGGCACACCGAGCTCCTGTAGCTGCTTCACGATTCCTGCAATCTCCTCCGTCACGTCGTCGGCGAAGCGAGCGATCTGCAGATATACACGACCAAGCAGCAAAATTAATCATCGATCAGAAGCATATATACGCGTGCATGTGTACTACTCACGTAGTCATCGGTGGCCGAGTTGCTGATGCGTCCATAGTCACGGCCGGAGTAGGCAACGAGCGCGACCGACTCGTCGAGGTCCCGTTCTGTGATGACGCCGTCCGAGACGAGACTACTGAATTGGTCGATCTGCGCGCCGAGCGTCGGCACCAGGTACACGGCACCGGAGCTGGCGTTGGCGAAGTTCATGCCGGACGAGTTGATGCGGTTGCTCTTCTTCCCCCGCCGTGCCTTGTGCGCCGCGTACGGCGGAGGAGACTCGTCGTGCCCCAGAATCTTGGCTGCAAACGACCAAGCAGCGACGTCATCACGAATTAGATATATATGCACATGCATGCCAGCAAACTGACCATCTACTAATACACATATTAAGATTTATATAGTATAGTATCGTTCATGACAGCAGATCGATTGCAGCTAGCTTACGTACCGAGAAAATCAGATTGGACCATGTTGTTGGAAAAGCGGCCAGTTGGACTATTGTCGTGGTCGTCGTCCGACATGCCGTAGGGGTAGTACCAAGCACGAGAACCCCGGTTCAAGCCTGGGTTCGGGACGTTGCCGTCGTCGGCAATGGAGTCTCCGAATATGAACAGCTTGTACAACCGGTCGGGGGAGCTGTCATCGTCGTGGCGCCGGGACTCCACAGGAGCGACTCGGCACTCCACATGAGCAACTGCATGCAAAACAATAATGTGAGCGGGATAGATTGATATTATAACTCCACGAACAGTACGGATTATAATCTAGCTAGTGAACACGTGCAACAATATAAGAAAGATACCATTCAAGAGCAGGAAGAGCAAGCAGCCGGCGAAGAGAACCTTCATGATCGTCGAAATTGCCAACAAGCTAGCTAGATTGGTTTGAGAAGAGATCGAGCGAGGCTTCTGCGTGCTCTCAACCGAGGTTTGTGGtctttatatttataggggcGGCAAACGGCTTACAGATCAGCAAAATAGATGTTTCAAATCGCAAGCAAGCAATTTTATTCTATCTTTTCGTTCAAAAAGACAACAAGTTTCTATCTACAATAGAGTCCTACCAACCTACACCACCTTGTTGATCTCCTTCGGCTTAGAGCCTGTATCTCCAATTCTCCATCCGTTGTTCTATCTCCAAACTAAATAAACATAAACTACAAACTTGCCCAGGCCCGGAGGCCGTCAAGAAGGCTTGGACAACTCGGGTGGGCAGCTAGCTCTCCGAAGGCCCATGCCGGGACCATCAATGGATTGCCGGGGATGTAGCCAACACCATGTGAGAGCTTCCAACAGAAACCGAGGCTAATTTTGTTTACATAGATCTCTCGCTACACCAGTCTTAACATAATGCATGTGTTCAAGTGTAATACTCCCAGATCTATCAGCAATGATTCGAGGATCAGCTGTAACCATTCTCCCAAGCGAGGTTGGAACGAGCTAGCCATATATGCTTTTAAGCTGTGTTTTTCTTTGGATTGTTATCGGCATTAACATGGTACATGGCACGCCGATGCATCAGCAAGTCCGGGGTGCCACCCGGGTTGACTCCATGCGAAGCCGAATTTCTTTTTTGGAACGAACAAGCATTGGGTAGAGACTTACTTATCTGCTGCGGAGGTCGGCCGGCTCCACATTGTCCATGGAGAGAGCGTTGGTTGGCCGCGGAGGTTGGGCAGACGAGTGGACGGTGccgggagaggaggaagatgcaCAGTAACATGATGAGACTGGGCAGCACCCCCTAGCACCTAGGCCACCACGCGCCAGGCCAGGGCGCCTGGCTGGGCCGCTCGCCTGCGCCTGGCCCACAAGGAGCACCAGCAAcggttttttatttatatatttttaatttaaaaattacaaaactacgGGACCATTTGGGAAATTTGCAGAAATAGGTTTCTCCCGTCCATTTAGTGGGCGTGAAGAGCTTCCCACCCATCCAACATACGGgaggttttaaaataaaataagtcGTGTTCCAATTCTCTCAACCTTCAAAACACTCTCAAAATAGGCATGACAAATTCCGAAAAAGGAATATGATTTCGTTAGAGAGACTGATGATACTTGAGAAAGATGCACCGTTGCATGTCCAATCACGTGGGATAGAGTTGCAGTGATAGTCAGACTCATCAAGCAGCTCTAGTTGAGCGGTAAAGTCAACAACTCCTATCGTCATTTCTTTGTTTCTAAGTTTATTAATAAATTGACACTCCCATCATCATGTCAAATGCACTGTGATTCATTTTCAAGCCTTTGTTTAGATATTTTGTGTCAAAAAGTTTAGCACGTAAGATTTGCTATGGTGCTATTGATGTTAAATAACATATCAACATGCCTTACCGCTTTTGTATAAATACTCCTTTTGCTACTAGAATTGTCACAAACTTTGACGAGAAACATTTCTCTTCTGTTTCGCTAATTTTATTACAAATTTTCACTTTACTTATTATAAGCTGTAGACATATTAATTTCAACTTTCCACATAGGTGACTTTCAAAGATTTAGGCCCAATTCAGAGCAAAATATATCGTTAAaattattttagaaatattCCTATTTTGTGCAAACATTAGCGAGGCCGTTGGCTGTGGGCTCCTGAGCCCTAGCCATCCGGGGGGAAAGTGTTCAGGCCCATCCTTCCCTGCTTCCctcctcacaagcaagcaattTTATTCTATCTTTTCGTTCAAAAAGACAAACAAGTTTCTATCTACAATAGAGTCATCCTACCAACCTACACCACCTTGTCGATCTCCTTCAGCTTAGGGCCTGAATCTTCAATTCTGCATCCGTTGACCAGACAAGCAGGTCTATCGACTAGTGCGTCACGACCGGCGACCAGTCCTGAACACATCGTgatcaactcgccgagaagatcagtgccacaatagcagcaacgcctctacggtatccacacgtaccgggcagaaacaccgagcgccgatgtgctagcaccttgtgcggctagggttttggtagatcatgtGGAAAGCTACAAGTAGGGTTTTCAAGTGgctcgacctctccacgccccaccccatgcctctcccccatgcctctccttatatagagctcgctaatgggctcctacATTGGTaaccctttaggactctaacaccttatggatcacaatccaatcaaactcatatacgaatccaattcgcatgttttgttccaacccattaagtgtgtgacccattaggttcatatACAAACGGGTACGActtggaaaccctttccaaaccgaaatcaatagcgatccctagcaggacatgttgactcccaagtatacacaaaagatcatatcgactcaaccttgatatacacatgcactaatCCCTTTGCCTCACTATAATAGTCAAGCTCAATGCGAGATatgtgtcacccttgtgatagctcgaccattctcTTGATCAAGtaatagattcatcatgattaactatttaatcatattggtatggccatacactttctcaatctaactacctcgaggggcccaaaaatatctctcctgttatcagaAAGGGGTAAaatccatcttgatcgctcacacaccatgacatgtttcatgaaaaaccgaaaaactacctttataactactcAGTTACGtaatagcgtttgacagccccaaagtatgtcactacacattctaggaatcaatgaggatcttaggtctaaggatcctgcaggtacaccatttgagataacaactgatggcacattataataaaaatcccaacagtatctcaagatgggtctatccaacattataTTCTACAACATAAATGTTCGTATTTTTGATCTGGTACCTCTATACCTATGATACATAAAATATGaccatcaatcaatacatgtgctggtcttatgtatcatcacaatgatatgtaaCCAGGGATCGAcgaagaataacatcatgatataaacaaagagtttcatgaataagtcacatactttccaatcaaagtaaatgatagtcattcttagaataacatattattcagaagtacatgaatatagacgtgttatacaatcatctctataattgcctctagggcatatcaccttcagctTCACCATCTTGGTGTCTCGCGCCAATGGATTAATTGGATAGCTATATTGCTGTCAACCACAAGCACAAAGGTCTTGGACATGCTTCGCCATCTTAGCTCAAATATGGTGACCATCTAAAGAAACGAAACACATTTTTCTAAGTATGAACAGAGATAGCAGTATTTAGgatcaaaataattttaaaaggcAGGTTGAGGTCGACTTACTCTACAAATTTATTCTTCTTCACTTTCACTAACTTGGCTCTGTGAACAATCGTCATCACAATGCTCCTCCAAaatgtcatcttcatcttcgttGTCGCTAGCATTAGAAGAAACATGCTTGCTATGACCAATATTCTTGACTACTTCAGCTGCAATGTTTCGCCTCTCCTAATCCACTCGATGCATAGTCGCTAAACTTGGATCAATATCTCTCGAAGGCTGGCTTGTGCTGCAAGAAATATCATCCTGATATGCACCATCAGTACTATGATCTGCATCTTTTTCAGCCACATcaaaaaatgcatatgctcaaaTTTTTGCACTACTCTCTAGTTTGCACCATGCTTTGTGTCAGGCAAGTAAAAAACTTGTGTTGCTTGAGTGGTTAAAATGTAAGGATCATTTTTATACCAGTAGTGCTCAACATTGATGCTTCTAAAATACCCATCATCTTTTACGCCTGACTTCTTTCCTTCTAGATCAAACCAATCGCATCGGAAAATAACAACAGATCTAACAAATTGGTTATTGGATGGATATCGCAACGCAATTATTTCCTTCACGACACCATAAAAGTCTATGTACTCATCTTTATGTGTACCATCAGTCATGATGCCAATGTTCTGTGTCCTTTGGTACTTCTCCTTGCTGACAGCTTGGAACAGGACTCCATTGGTGATACATGATGAGTAAGTTTCAATTCTCTTATCTAGACCACATGACAATGCATAGATAGCATCTCCTACCCCTGTACCCTCTCAAATCAACTTTGTAATCTGTTATGCAGAGAAAGCATGTTATgctgagaaagaaacatatgaaaCTAACATGGTTCCTCAACCAATTTAAAAAACCCTTCTCGAGCCTCTGGTcaatatcatgtgcattttcCCTTTCCAACTTTGCTCTGAAGAGCCTGCAATTAATTAATAGATGGATCAAAAGTGCAGCCAAGAAACAAATATGAAAAAGAAGATCAGGGTGAATGTGAGAACAAACTCCTTGTATTCATCAACTTCTGGACAAATTTTTAGCACATACCACACCAATTTGTCATATTCAGCATCATTGTATGCAAATTTTGAGGCTTCCAGAACAGTAACACCGTGTTTGAAAATAGATAGTTCATCTTCTAGTACCCCTTTGTCTATATTAATGCCATGTCTTCACTACCTATTATATCTTGTTTCCACATCACTAAAATATCTTGAGCAAAAAATCAAGCACTCATCAACTATGTAGGCCTCTGCAATGGAACCTTTAGATCTTGGCCTATTTCGCACATAATGCTTCAGGGTACATAATCTCCTTTCAATAGGGTACATCCAACTATACTGAATTGGCCCTCTAAGAAGGCCTCATCAAGTAAGTGCACA
Protein-coding regions in this window:
- the LOC133895007 gene encoding GDSL esterase/lipase At5g03600-like, whose protein sequence is MKVLFAGCLLFLLLNVAHVECRVAPVESRRHDDDSSPDRLYKLFIFGDSIADDGNVPNPGLNRGSRAWYYPYGMSDDDHDNSPTGRFSNNMVQSDFLAKILGHDESPPPYAAHKARRGKKSNRINSSGMNFANASSGAVYLVPTLGAQIDQFSSLVSDGVITERDLDESVALVAYSGRDYGRISNSATDDYIARFADDVTEEIAGIVKQLQELGVPKVLVNSVPPLGCTPWMSRFTNYDHCDKRGNMISDAHNTALLDKLGKEKNVMLLDVNTMFTELVSPKPGSTLSKQFKYMYQPCCESIDASGYCGQYDGNRPLFRLCRNPDEYFYWDYIHPTHAGWKAVMQLLQGPIMAFLGISNLNHF